The Rhododendron vialii isolate Sample 1 chromosome 1a, ASM3025357v1 region taaaaataaaatcGGTATTCTTTCTTGTTCAATCTCAAAATGCTCGTACAACATATTGGTGTCATATCCGGCTAACAATTTCCTCCTATCcatttgaaaattatatagATCTTGTTGTACAAATCTAACATGTTCAAGACCTCCGGATTGCAACTCAAAAAGACTCATTTGTTGACAAGTTGGCACATTTGCTGCTGCTAGTTGTTCTACTAAAACTTTTTTGGCAGATGACACCTTATGTTGGGATCGGATCAAATGCACCCTTCTCAGAGATGCAAGGGGGTGATTATGACCCTTGAAAAATTGGGAGACAACATACTTTTCAGCCTTCTTCACATCAACCAATTTTGCACAACAACCCTCTCTAGTTATCCCCCGACGCCGTGTAGTTGgttgagtaattttttggacCCCCACCCCTTCTTTGCATCAACAATACTCCTTTCTAGCAATTACATTATCTTTATTCTTTCTGCTAGAACTCGATCACATACCAAATCCTGACTATTTACCATAATTGTTGTAAAAGTTTTGAACGTCTTCTAAATTGTCAAACTCTTGGTTAATTTTCAATATGAGGTCATTCTTAACTTGGAAAGTGTAAAGTACTTGTGAAGAATTAGCAGATGATTCACCCGGCATACTACAACCcaaaagacaaaataataaCAGTTGATCAACTTCGCATTCAATCACACAATTCCATTTTCCCCTAATTtttaaccctaatttttttaacccaaagagagagggagagagacagacCTTAGTTGGTGGTTAGTTGGTGGTGGCATAACATTTTCTTGTTGATTTATCTTCATATCTGgtcgggaaaaaaataatagaaatgaaCCTTCTATTCAAACTGATTTTGGTGTTAACCctacttttgataatttttcatATTTAGGTAATCAATTTCTCTGAAATGATGGACAACTTAGAgctcccccccctcccccccggTAACTTAATAAGCAACCATTACAGGAGTactttccagaaaaaaaaatttacaggaGCACAGGACCAGTACCCAGCAAAACAAACAACCAACAACAATGACATCCTATGGAAAAAAATGCGAAACTACTCTTACAACCAGGATCAACTGAGTGAAACTAGAATAAAAAACTACTCTTACTCCTTAGTATTTTTCACGAATAGCgctcattgaaaaaaaaaactacccatCTTTGTTGCCCCAAATCAGAATCATAAGCAGATTCATACACCCACAACCCTAATTTCGCTTTCAATacaaaaatttctaattttcgTTGTCCTCGTTGGTatcattcaaacaaaaaaaaaaaaaatcaaaattttcattatttttgggTTTCACCTCAGAGAGtaagaaaggaagagagaaagagataccTTGTTCATTAAGGGTCTTCGTTCaatctgctctctctctctctctctctctctctctctctctctctctcactctctctctctgttcatcTTCTATCTCTCTTCGTTCGGTTCAAAATGAGGCGTACAGTGGAAGATTGGGGATTGTGTTATGACCCATGTGTGGTAACACTGGAACAATTTTACCCGCGAGATGTGTGTGTATAAGAGTATTTATTAATAGAATACTTCaagtatttctttttattttattacaagTAGAATACTTCGAGTATTCATAATTGATAAGTACTTCAGgtactccttttttttccttagcaTATactgcttatatatatatatattgcaaaaGAAAGATATATGGAGCAGAGCATATGAACAAGTGAGTGATATGAAGTGTAAGCCATCTATCTTTCTCAGTGGGTTAGAGACTCGTGCGGATAACATGTTATAAATTAGTGCAATATAAATAAAGATGCAGAAACTAAATTAAAAGTGGACACAAATATAATAATAAGATAATTACTTGAAGAAATATCGAGAGCAAAGTAGGTCTTCTGGACCTATTATATTATACGAGAGTTTCTCATAtttctactcttttcttttctttctcagTTACAATTCCGACTGTCCATATACAGCTTTATATAGATAATGAAATGAGACAATCTAATAAATATAAGTACTATTACAACTACTATGCTATCTATGATACTATTGAAGTAAAGACTATGTTTCCTGCCAAAGTTTCAATGGTCAGACAAACGCATTTTACAATAGGGTAAATATTATAAAGACCCTCTAAATTGTCACCTTTTATCACATAACCCCATCCATCTATAAAACATTTTTCCTAATTACCTTCATCTATTCGTCGTTATCACATACTACCCTTCAGTTAATAGTTTGTGACCTAATTTACGTTTTCCCTCTAAAAAGTCTCTTAGtttttatattttggaccaaaataCCCCGTTTGAGTGTATATATGGTCCTGTTTGCAAATTAACCACTTGTgcctccattctctctctaaaaccgaAGCAGTCATGGCAGCCAGTGGGTGTTACAGATTCACCAACAAAAAtagcaactgtagacaccccaatttggcctaacgattatttcaattCCCACCTTGGGGAGcatcccaatgatgaatggatatagtgattgctaattgacttctcgtgaacctatggacttatggtgagtacttttagccacctAGAGGACctaatccagagccaaataaccTTTCAGACAGAAGTACAGTATCTTAGGAGAATCCATCTGTCGGCcttaacattgatctcacggtcTTAGCATCATTCTTTCACCTGTGAAACATGTAGCATGAAAATCTCCTTAAGAGGTCGAGCACTCGGTCGCCAAGCCTATCCCTCAGCCGCAACATCAATCCTTCGGCCACCAGATCATTTGCTCGGctgccagatcgtctattttccagattctggaatgttctatcatacgtttgatccgttcacaaaaccctagcactCAAAACCCGATGCATTCGGGCTACGTAAGGAGATTGCAAAAAGAGATCTTTTGCATATATATACTTCCGATTTAATTGTGCattttgattggccggagtgagtcaccaattgcctatataaagggcccttagggttccgaaattaacATGTTCATACActctctctagccacgaaactctgCAAATATACTATCTCATATCCCCTCTACAAAAGTCCTAACCTTCTGAAGGCAGCCGCGATCCAacaatcaaaccccgaagtacaaaccctaaccctagggtttggagaagcaaaatcagtcaatcaccctcaattcgaagcaatcaagcaactgaggctAGGGTACtggttttcctactggtacggtatgtaccggtaccggtcaaatactgggtaccgtttcgaatttaccgcaactacaaaatatataattaaaattcaaaaaattcccccataccatgcaattcatcataaaatacctaTATTAAGACAACAAAATTCACATAAGTGACTtcaaattaacaagaaaaagttccaacttccaagagCATCCGCAAAACATACGCAATGTCAAGTACATATCCATCATCTCAAAACACACGCAAAGTTCACCAAAAGGGACTTAAGAAGTATATCTAAAAAAAACATAGGTTGTTATTCAACATAAACATAAGGATCATTGTGTCATCCAATGTCCCAATGATCATACTGGCTCTCGTTCTCATTTGGAAAATCATCAGCGGCATCATCAAAGTTAGGCTCCTGATCATCTAACGTCAACGCCTCTAAAGATGGTGGTTCAATAATCTCCCATGCAATATCCTCTTCGTCAAGTAGACTAGGCTCTTCACTCACCCAATCATCCAACATATCTATGTTTTCAAGACTAATTGGGTCAAGTGCATCTTTTGTTTATAATCCTTCAAAAGTAATTATCACAATTTATAAGATCCATTTTGAAAgcatattaaataaaaattgagtaaCAACTTTTGAAACAATTACCTTTCTCGAAGCTTCAAATTATAACGTACATAGACTAAATCATTGAGTCTTTTGTGCTCTAGTCTATTCCGCTTCTTAGAATAGATAACCTCAAACATACTCCAATTTCTTTCGCATCCAGTTGCACTGCAACATTGGCTAAGTTCTTGAATAGCAAACTTTTGTAAATCTTGAACTAAACCTCCGAATTGCCTCCACCATGAAACTAAAAGAttgaaaacttaacaatttactagataaaAATTTGGCAACTTACAAGATAAAATAGGCATactaaaaaatagaagattaccTGGAGATAGTTTCTCTCGTTGACGAATAGCAAGGGGCATATTGAAGTCACCTGTTGCCTGCTTGTATTCCTCAATTTGTGCACTTATTTGGTCTTGCAAATGCTCATCCGGCACCAAGACTGTAAGAGCTTAAATCATTCCTCGATCaacttcctttttcttcttgaaagaAGGCTTAAAATATATTGCGGGATTGAGAAAGCAACCAGTAACATGAAGAGGGCTGTGAAGTTGCCTATCCCATCTAGGATCAATCACTTGAATGTATGGGCCATACAAAGAGAGCCTATTGTTGAACCTCACTTTAATTGCCTTTTTTGCCTTATCCATTGCGTCATACAAGTATCCCATTACAGGCATTTCATCATCATCACTTAGACAAAGAAACCTCACCAAAGGTTCACTAACTTTCATCACAAGTTGACAATTAGACCAAAATTCTCTATCCTCTAAAAGAATTGTAGCAACTTCTTTCACAACATTATATTTAGCATATCAAGATCCAAGCCATTTGTCACTAGTGAACATTTGTCTAAGCTCTTTCTTGAAATTTAGAAGGCATTGAAGACTTAAAAAGTTTGTAGCAAACCTTATGATGCTAGGACAACACAAGTCTCTACCATTTGTGAAGTCTTTCCTCATTGTGTTAAGAACCCATGCATGACTGTAAATGTATCGAGTTACCTACAAAGTAATAATCACAATTGATAAGATTCATATTTATAGCATATCAACTATACAATATGCATAACATCTTAAATGTTACTTTTTTAGCCTTTTGGATGGTAGCATCTATGTGCGGAAAATGTTGAGGCTTTGCAAAATTCTCCAAcatcaagtccaagcaatgagCCGCACAAGGAGACCAATAGAAGGATCCATAATGTGCTTGTAACCTCTTTCCCACTGCTTTGTAGGCAGCCTCATTATCCGTAACAAACTGGACAACATTACTTGGCCCCACTAGTTCaacaatttcacaaaaaataccaaacaacgTATCTGCGTCTTTAACAAGCCCCGATGTGTCAATTGACTTCAAAAACATAGTTCCTTTAGGAcaataaacaagaaaatttaTAATTGGAGTTTGATTTTGGCTTGTCCATCCATCAGACATAATTGAACATCTATTATTTGCCCATACCTCTCTAAGTTCAAGAAGATACTCTCTAATTTCATGAACACTATTATTCAAGAGAGGGCATCTTAGGTCATGATATGAAGGACCCATGAAGCCCGGTCCAACGGCTACCATTGCATCAATCGCCAGTTGATAATACGAAGATAAAGTCGCATTAAATGGAATGTTAGCATCATACCACCATCGAGCAACCGCTATTCTTGCTTCATCAATGGTTTGTTTAGATGACAATGCACTTTGTATAGAAGGTTGGGCACCCAGCGTTGTTCTTGGGGCAAAAATACCACCAATTgtcttacttctttttttttttttggtcccatCTCCAGACGTTGTTCTATCAAGTAAAGACTCCTCCTCCTCTTGATCCAAAGCTTGATAGGAAGCTCCTTCTCCAACCACTTTGCTAATTCTCTCCCTCCTTTCTTTGTCTTGCTTATACCCTTCAAGCATTTGATTCATTTGCCATTTTACATCCATCGACACATTTTTACAAGCTTCCACCTCTCCCTTCACTCCGGCAAGATGTTGTTTCAATCGTGTAATTCCACCACCTTTAAGATGCTTATTACAAAAGAGGCAAATGGTATtattctttttacccaaaaccaATTTAGCATAAGCCCAAGCAGGGTCATCAGATTTTGCTGGAGCTGAAGTCATTGATGGAGCATGACTAGAAGCATGATCGCTTGTCATTGATGGACCAGAAGACATTGTTCCTATAATACCAAGTTACTAAACTACTTAACagacattataaaaaaaataaagcttgTAACATCAGATCCAAGTTCTAACCTAAAGTAATCTGAAATCCGCGCCCATATAATTTGAGAATCTATACGAGTATGACAAAAAAGTCCCAAAACGCTAATGAAAACAATTGCAAAATTCGAAGGTTGTCATAGCTAATATTAGCTATCAAGAGTAAAGTTAATGAATCAacagaacaatcccacaaacaaAGGGATATCCTAATTCATCTAAAGCCACAAAATATGTACACCTACATATCCACCAGTCTGCACCATATACACCAAATTATATACAGCATAACAGTCCCATTTTCTCATAATCAACATCCTacaatcaagagagagagagagagagagagagagagaggggcactTGATCAATGAGCCAGGGGTGAGATTCATTGATCAATGAGCCAATGAGGTGAAAAGGGTCGCCCGTAGCCCTGATTCTAGATCGATGAGGATTGAGGTGTGATTCGTGAAAATATCGTTTAGGCTTTATGGTTATTAGATACACAGTTTTGAGGTGAAATTACGGTTTCAGGACGTCATTTGGAGATTATTACGAAATTACCCAGATCCGCAAAATTCTGGACGAAATTACTAGTAAGCTCATCTCGGCTAGTATTTTTCAAGATGACCGGTACCAAGTTGTAAGAACCGGTATTGGGTCCGAAACGgtgtgggcagcatgccttCAGAAAGGATTCCGTTCCTTCCCAAAGTAGGGCCCATAATCGAGGGAGCGCAAGCGGTGAAGCAAGCGCTCGGAAtatagagtcgccactcgagtTTGAAtctccgacacccaaggaaccgcaTTTCGAAGTACCTATCgcactgtttgatttgaaaaagtgaaggcaccagtccgtcataaccatatctgggttcgggagccaggttacgggAGGGGAAggtgtgggctccccgaccggtGCGCGCTCGAAGAGTcaccacccggatttttgagatggatgatccaaGAAATCGAGAACtcatttgaaaaaggcttttggtccaGCGAAAACCGTTGCgactttgggttcgggagccacgttacgaatagggaaggttttgttgaaaagcaccccACTCACCCGgtaaaaccggtctctactagacattttcaaaggggGGGAGTTTTATACatcttttggaaaatggaactctttaataaacaaataaaagggGAAGGGACATGGGAGATATATCACATTAACGTGTACGTGGTGCTGTTTGTACAGAAATGGTGAGCAAATGATACGATACAGAATGAAATAGATGATCTGTAGGCCATCTGGATCAGAACCACACGACATGGTATATCATAAGATCGCGCACGGCCTTATGATATGCCGTGCGGTCTATTTATGGTACTATCAGATTTTCATCAGTGCTTATAACAGCGCACAATACTTCCGATATCCCGTGCGTGACTTTGTAAAGATATCAAAAAGTATCTAGCCACTACTTTATTTCAGAATAATACCTCTTTCTTCAAGCCACGAACATAAAATAAGTTTTGATGTATTTGGATCATTTGAGAAAGCAAATAGGTCTTATTTAGGGAataaaacatggcttgtagatatagTCTTATTCCGAAGCTACTGATGACAATATTTCAGCAATATAAATAAGCCCGATGAAGAACGACTATGATCCGGACAGTCTGCCAGAGATTAATGAAAGACCGTGTGTTTTAACATACCACTCCGTGCGACACACCAAAACGCCGCACGACGTGGTATACCCTGCATAGTGActacttttgttttcaaaaaatggttttttaAATCATTATTTAACCAAAAGGGTGAGCCTGACTATAGAAAAGTTCCCTCAGGGTCAGGACTAagcctaacccaaggaaacttggtttttacctttgacCTTGAGCTTGGATGAGGACGGATGACGACAGATAGACGTTGGTATGGTCGGTTGAGAAAAGAAAGGCGTGGATGTGCGTGGTAGATGGGTATATTGGGACCTTAAAGTGAGTAAAAAGACTCACtttaatggtgaggagaaaaatagagGACTTTTGGAAAGAAGAAGCCCAGAGAATATTTTTAGAGcaaactttctcaagacttggaagtgaagagtgggtgtgaaagcatgatgGGAGAGAAAGAGGGTTCAAGGCCCCTTGCCCTTGAGTGGAGGgctgtatttataggcaagagccaaggattttgaattcaaatggggaAGGTATTTCCTGGGCGGGCcagaagtgctttttcagctaaGTCAGcttgtagctgtggctcaagCGGGCGTGGCCAACAGTTagctgagccagtcagaactttatcCAAAATGCTGTGCGGTTTACCTCATGACCTCGTACGGCgtaatgaaattcattacacCACATGGTGTAGAGTTGTGTCGTGCGGTACTAAGAATCCAGTCCAAGGCTTTTGGGCTTATTTTAGGCTCTTGGGCTCTCAGGTTGAGGGAGTCCTTTATTCAAGCTCGCAAAGGtatcgtttcctttatttcatcatcgggacatCAAAAGCCCCTTTAaggtccggattggggtgtctatagtagtCCTTCTTTAACGTAACTCGGACACCATTAGTTGGTGCGAGTGACgcttaaagaataggcatcccaATCCGTTGCTCCAAGGTCTTTGAATGGAGATAAAAAACGCATGAAAACTGAAATGCAAGCAAATGACGAAGGTGGTCGCACTTGTGGAGCTGCCTATGTACCCTGTGTGCAGGGATCAAACTGACGTAGTTCAATCGGGACAATGCAATCCTTGAGAAGATTGAGTGCTTGTAGTATCATGTGTCgaaaaacaaatgcaaataacTGTGTGTGCACGACGAGCCCTTGAAGAGCGAAAATTCGAGACGAAACGAGCCCTTGAAGGGCAAAAAgtcgagacgagccctcgggggACAAAATTCAAGATGAGACGAGCCCTTGAATGGCGAAAAGTCGAGACAAGCCCTCGAGGGGCAAAATTTGAGATGAGACGAGCCCTTGAAGGGCAAAAAGTCGAGACGAGCCCTTGGGGGGCAAAAATTCGAGCCGAGACGAGCCTCTGAAGGGCAAAAAGTCGAGACAAGCCCTCGGGGGGCAAAATACGAGACGAGACGAGCCCTTGAAGGGCGAAAAGTCGAGATGAGCCCTCGGGGGGCAAAATTCGAAACGAGACAAGAATACTGTGAGTCCACAGGGACGCTAATATTTTGGCAAACCCCGAAGGTTGGAAAATTATTAGAAGTCCCGAAGGACGAAAATTATGACAAGTTCCAGAGAACGAACATAGCGAAGAAATGCGAATATGGCGAGTCCTCGGGGGAGGACAATCAAAGCACAACTTTCTAAAAGATTTTTCTGCAAAACAGCTGGGATATTTGAATCCCAAGAGGATTTTGGTGGCTTGGTTGAACAGTTTCTAAGAAAAGGGATTTAATCCTACAAAGCCAAAATGCCGTGCGGCTTAGCATTCCAACGCGCAGCATTTCAATTTTCCATGCAACTTTTCGATTTTCGAGAACAGTCGGCTTGTTTAAGGATGCCCATTAATGCAGGCGTGCCCGTTCGTCATCTTCCGTGTTTTTATAAGGATGGTGGTGCCTCATTCTATGCACCACCATCAAAACTCTTTAGTTCCTTCACATCCCTTCCGTACTACAGAAGATTTACGAGCACAAGAATGGCAGACAACAGCCTTGTCGCGCGAGTCACTGCCTTGGAGGCCGAAGTGGCCTCGTACCAGGAAAAGATCGAGCAACTTACTATGCAAATCGCGAGGCTTATCTCTACTATTCGCACCCTTCGTCGGGCGGTGTCGAATTTGCAGGACTTTACCTTTGACCAACTGGATGACAAGCAGGACCCCAAGTACGCACCAGGGCTGAGGACTCAGAGGGGAATCCAAACGGTTCCAATGACCGTTCGGATGGTGCGAACGATGCATCTGGCGAGGCAAGCGATTGAAGGCaatgaagaaaaggaaaaggagaagtaggatttttctcatttttgttgttgttttcgtttcttcttcttcttctttttcgaaTGTAATGAGAATTCTGGGGGTTACCTCGGTTTGATCAATGGAATGAAAGTCCCTTTTCCTTATATCTGTCTATTTTCTCTgcctctgaatagactcgagCAAACCAAACATAACGCCTTCGGATGCCAGAACTATTCTCAGAACAATTGTCGAAAAAACCCATAACGCCGCGCGTAGCTTACAGAGGGATGTACGGCTCAACAAAGCATTATGCCGCGCGTTGTAGTCAGAATGCTGTACAGCGCTATAGGCTGTGAACTCGGTCCATTTTTAATTCCAGGCGATTCGGTTCGAGAGGGGGATATATACGGGTGAGGCGTACACAGTACGCCCCATCGTTTGaaaatttccctctctctcgtctctctctgcactctctctctctcgttcat contains the following coding sequences:
- the LOC131329685 gene encoding uncharacterized protein LOC131329685, with the protein product MSSGPSMTSDHASSHAPSMTSAPAKSDDPAWAYAKLVLGKKNNTICLFCNKHLKGGGITRLKQHLAGVKGEVEACKNVSMDVKWQMNQMLEGYKQDKERRERISKVVGEGASYQALDQEEEESLLDRTTSGDGTKKKKRSKTIGGIFAPRTTLGAQPSIQSALSSKQTIDEARIAVARWWYDANIPFNATLSSYYQLAIDAMVAVGPGFMGPSYHDLRCPLLNNSVHEIREYLLELRESIDTSGLVKDADTLFGIFCEIVELVGPSNVVQFVTDNEAAYKAVGKRLQAHYGSFYWSPCAAHCLDLMLENFAKPQHFPHIDATIQKAKKVTRYIYSHAWVLNTMRKDFTNGRDLCCPSIISDDDEMPVMGYLYDAMDKAKKAIKVRFNNRLSLYGPYIQVIDPRWDRQLHSPLHVTVLVPDEHLQDQISAQIEEYKQATGDFNMPLAIRQREKLSPVSWWRQFGGLVQDLQKFAIQELSQCCSATGCERNWSMFEVIYSKKRNRLEHKRLNDLVYVRYNLKLRESLENIDMLDDWVSEEPSLLDEEDIAWEIIEPPSLEALTLDDQEPNFDDAADDFPNENESHMPGESSANSSQVLYTFQVKNDLILKINQEFDNLEDVQNFYNNYGK